One Epinephelus fuscoguttatus linkage group LG10, E.fuscoguttatus.final_Chr_v1 genomic window carries:
- the LOC125895270 gene encoding vitellogenin-2-like isoform X4 — protein sequence MRVFVLAFTLALAAGYQVNFAPEFAAGKTYVYKYEALVMGGLPEEGLARAGVKVRSKVMISAAAADIFMLKLVDPEIFEYSGIWPKDAFIPATKLTSALAAQLLTPIKFEYANGVVGKVFAPAGISATVLNIYRGILNVFQLNIKKTQNVYELQEPGAQGVCKTHYVITEDAKADRILLTKTKDLSHCQERIIKDIGLAYTERCAECEARGKTLKGTAAFNYIIKPAATGALILEASATELIQFSPFNILNGAAQMEAKQVLTFLEIEKTPVEPIRAEYLHRGSLQYEFGSELLQTPIQLLRISNAEAQIVEILNHLVTNNVAKVHEDAPLKFIELVQLLRVARLESIEALWTQFKARPDHRHFILHAIPAIGTHVALKFLKEKFTAGELTIAEAAQALLASVHMVTADLEAIKLAEGLAANQKIQENPVLREIVMLGYGTLIAKYCAETPTCPAELVRPIHELLVQAVARGETEELIILLKVLGNAGHPASLKPIMKLLPGFGSAAAALPLRVHIDAVLALRNIAKKEPKLIQDAAVQMFMNKALHPELRMVAAIVLFETKLPMGLVTTLADALLQEKNLQVASFVYSYMKAMTKNTAPDLASVAAACNVAVKILSPKFDRLSYRFSRALYIDAYHSPYMMGAAASAFYVNDAATVLPRAIVAKARTYMAGAYADVLELGVRTEGIQEALLKIPEAPENADRMTKMKAVMKALSDWRAHPTSQPLASVYVKFFGQEIAFANVNKAIIDQIIELATGPAIQTYGRKALDALLSGFTLHYAKPMLVAEVRRILPTTVGLPMELSFYTAAMAAASVEFQATVTPPLPENFHAAQLLKSDINMRAAITPSISMHTYAVMGVNTAFIQAALLSRARVHTIVPAKVEARIDMIKGNFKLQLLPVQGVDKIASALVETFAVARNVEDLAAAKFTPMIPAEVAKRLSRESFSSKISWMASSLAGSMSASSEIIPVDLPSKITRKLKLTKAFEKKMCAEIETFGIKACTEIESRNAAFIRDCPLYAMIGKHAVLVEVAPAAGPIIEKIEIEVQVGEKAAEKIIKVINLSEEEEILEDKNVLMKLKKILVPGLKNSTSASSSSSSSRYSSSRSSVSSSASSSSSSRRKSKMQELYEMKFTKHHIHQHALSTVRASSKSSAYSFEAIYNKAKYLANAVTPAVTILIRAVRADHKIQGYQIAAYFDKATARLQLIFANLAENDHWRICADGVMLSRHKLMAKIAWGIECKQYETEITAETGAVGKEPAARMKITWEKLPPSMKRYAKEISELISRLAKEYEINLAKVKNVRNQIKLSVAVATETSLNVVLKTPKRTIYKLGVGLPISLPIGETAAELVPYQNNWADRVSYMISKAHAVECTMAKDTLTTFNKRKYKNEMPHSCYQVLAQDCTQELKFIVLLKRDQTQEQNQLNIKIANIDVDLYPKDSVIMAKVNGVEIPISNLPYQHPTGKIQIKQRGEGIALHAPSHGLQEVYLDLNALKVKVVDWMKGQTCGLCGKADGEIRQEYRTPNERVSKNAVSYAHSWIVPAKSCRDASECYMKLESVKLEKQVILQGQESKCYSVEPVMRCLPGCLPVRTTTVTVGYHCVPIDSNLNSEGLSSIYEKCIDLRETAEAHLACRCTTQCA from the exons ATGAGGGTGTTTGTGCTAGCCTTCACTTTGGCCCTTGCGG CGGGTTACCAGGTCAACTTTG CCCCTGAGTTTGCAGCTGGAAAGACCTATGTCTACAAATATGAAGCCCTTGTTATGGGTGGCCTGCCTGAGGAGGGCCTGGCACGGGCCGGAGTGAAAGTCCGTAGCAAAGTTATGATCAGTGCAGCGGCTGCCGACATCTTCATGCTGAAA CTTGTTGACCCTGAAATCTTCGAGTACAGTGGCATCTGGCCCAAGGATGCTTTCATCCCGGCCACCAAGCTCACATCAGCCCTGGCTGCTCAGCTCCTGACACCCATCAAGTTTGAGTATGCCAACGGTGTTGTCGGCAAAGTTTTCGCTCCAGCTGGCATCTCTGCAACTGTGCTGAACATCTACAGGGGAATCCTCAACGTCTTCCAGCTGAACATCAAGAAGACTCAGAACGTCTATGAGCTGCAAGAG CCTGGCGCACAGGGTGTGTGCAAGACCCACTATGTCATCACTGAGGACGCAAAGGCTGATCGCATCCTGTTGACCAAGACCAAGGACCTGAGCCACTGCCAGGAGAGAATCATCAAGGACATCGGTCTGGCTTACACAGAGAGATGCGCTGAGTGTGAGGCT AGAGGAAAGACCCTGAAGGGAACCGCTGCTTTTAACTACATCATCAAGCCAGCAGCCACAGGCGCTCTGATCCTGGAGGCATCTGCAACAGAGCTCATCCAGTTCTCACCTTTCAACATCTTGAATGGTGCTGCCCAGATGGAGGCTAA GCAAGTCCTGACATTCCTGGAGATTGAGAAGACCCCAGTGGAGCCCATCAGAGCTGAATATCTTCACCGTGGATCCCTGCAGTATGAGTTTGGTAGCGAGCTTCTCCAGACACCCATCCAGCTTCTGAGGATCAGCAACGCTGAGGCTCAG ATTGTTGAGATCCTGAACCACCTAGTGACCAACAATGTGGCCAAGGTCCATGAAGACGCCCCTCTGAAGTTTATTGAGCTCGTCCAGCTGCTGCGTGTGGCCAGACTTGAGAGCATTGAGGCCCTCTGGACTCAGTTTAAAGCTAGACCCGATCACAG GCACTTTATCCTGCATGCTATCCCTGCCATTGGTACCCACGTTGCTCTGAAGTTCCTCAAGGAGAAGTTCACTGCTGGTGAGCTGACTATTGCTGAAGCTGCTCAGGCACTGCTGGCATCTGTGCACATGGTGACAGCCGACCTGGAGGCCATCAAGCTTGCTGAA GGCCTGGCTGCAAACCAGAAGATCCAAGAAAACCCAGTTCTGCGTGAGATTGTCATGCTGGGCTATGGCACCCTGATTGCTAAATACTGTGCGGAGACCCCAACCTGCCCAGCTGAGCTTGTGAGG CCCATCCACGAACTTCTTGTCCAAGCTGTTGCCAGAGGTGAAACTGAGGAGCTCATCATCCTTCTCAAAGTCCTAGGTAATGCTGGACATCCTGCCAGCCTCAAGCCAATCATGAAGCTCCTGCCTGGCTTtggcagtgctgctgctgctttgccaCTCAGAGTTCACATTGACGCTGTTCTGGCCCTGAGGAACATTGCGAAGAAGGAGCCCAAGCTG ATCCAGGATGCCGCTGTTCAGATGTTCATGAACAAGGCTCTCCACCCAGAGCTCCGCATGGTTGCTGCTATCGTACTGTTTGAGACCAAGCTGCCCATGGGTCTGGTGACTACTCTTGCCGATGCCCTCttgcaagaaaaaaatctgcaggtCGCTAGCTTTGTGTATTCATACATGAAGGCCATGACCAAGAACACCGCTCCTGACTTGGCCTCTGT TGCTGCTGCCTGTAACGTTGCTGTGAAGATCCTCAGTCCCAAATTTGACAGACTGAGCTACCGCTTCAGCAGAGCTCTCTATATTGATGCCTACCACA GCCCCTACATGATGGGTGCTGCCGCTAGCGCCTTCTACGTCAACGATGCTGCAACTGTTCTGCCAAGAGCCATTGTTGCTAAGGCTCGCACCTACATGGCAGGAGCTTATGCTGATGTTCTTGAG cttggAGTGAGAACCGAGGGAATCCAGGAGGCCCTTCTGAAAATCCCTGAGGCTCCTGAGAATGCTGACAGGATGACCAAGATGAAAGCAGTTATGAAGGCT CTTTCTGATTGGAGGGCTCATCCTACCAGCCAGCCCCTAGCCTCTGTGTATGTGAAATTCTTCGGACAGGAAATTGCATTTGCCAACGTCAACAAAGCCATTATTGATCAGATTATTGAG CTTGCCACTGGACCAGCAATTCAGACTTATGGCAGGAAGGCTTTGGATGCTCTGCTGTCAGGTTTCACACTGCATTATGCTAAACCAATGCTGGTTGCCGAGGTTCGTCGCATTCTTCCCACCACTGTTGGTCTGCCCATGGAGCTCAGTTTCTATACTGCTGCTATGGCTGCTGCATCTGTTGAAT TCCAAGCCACTGTGACACCACCTCTGCCTGAAAACTTCCATGCTGCCCAGCTTCTGAAGTCTGACATCAACATGAGGGCTGCCATTACTCCAAG TATTTCCATGCATACCTATGCAGTTATGGGAGTGAATACTGCTTTCATCCAGGCTGCCCTGCTGTCAAGAGCCAGAGTTCACACAATTGTTCCTGCAAAGGTGGAAGCAAGAATCGACATGATTAAGGGCAACTTCAAGCTTCAGCTCCTGCCTGTCCAGGGCGTCGATAAGATTGCATCCGCACT CGTTGAGACTTTTGCTGTTGCAAGAAATGTGGAAGACCTCGCAGCTGCCAAATTCACACCAATGATTCCAGCTGAAGTTGCAAAACGGTTGTCAAGGGAGTCCTTCTCTTCAAAGATCTCATGGATGGCATCCTCTCTGGCTGGTAGCATG TCAGCATCATCTGAAATCATTCCCGTTGACCTGCCAAGTAAAATTACCAGAAAACTGAAACTCACCAAGGCCTTTGAGAAGAAAATGTGTGCTGAGATTGAAACCTTTGGAATCAAGGCATGCACTGAGATTGAGTCTCGCAACGCTGCCTTTATCAGAGACTGCCCTCTCTATGCCATGATTGGAAAACATGCTGTCTTAGTTGAGGTTGCTCCAG CTGCCGGACCAATCATCGAGAAGATTGAAATTGAGGTCCAGGTTGgagaaaaagcagcagaaaagatCATCAAAGTTATCAACCTGAGCGAGGAAGAGGAAATTCTCGAGGACAAGAATGTCCTGATGAAACTCAAGAAAATCCTGGTTCCTGGTCTGAAGAACAGCACATCAGCTTCTTCCAGTTCCAGCAGCTCTCGTTACAGCAGCTCCCGCTCAAgcgtctcctcctctgcatcaTCCAGCTCCTCCTCTCGCCGCAAGAGCAAGATG CAAGAACTGTATGAGATGAAGTTTACCAAGCACCACATCCACCAG CATGCCCTTTCCACAGTCCGTGCCAGCAGCAAGAGCAGCGCCTACAGCTTCGAGGCCATCTACAATAAA GCCAAGTACCTCGCTAATGCCGTCACTCCTGCTGTGACCATTCTCATCCGTGCTGTGAGAGCCGACCACAAGATTCAGGGATACCAGATTGCAGCTTATTTTGACAAAGCTACTGCTAGACTGCAGCTCATTTTTGCCAACCTGGCCGAGAACGACCACTGGAGAATCTGCGCAGATGGTGTGATGCTGAGCCGCCACAAGCTGATG GCCAAGATTGCCTGGGGCATTGAGTGCAAGCAGTACGAGACTGAGATCACGGCTGAGACTGGTGCTGTGGGTAAAGAACCTGCTGCCCGCATGAAGATTACCTGGGAGAAACTTCCACCAAGCATGAAGCGCTACGCAAAAGA GATCTCTGAGCTCATTTCCCGCCTCGCTAAGGAATACGAAATAAACCTGGCAAAGGTCAAAAATGTTCGTAACCAGATCAAACTGTCTGTGGCTGTTGCTACTGAGACTAGCCTGAACGTTGTGCTGAAGACACCAAAG AGGACAATTTACAAACTTGGTGTGGGTCTCCCCATTTCCCTGCCAATCGGAGAAACTGCTGCTGAGCTGGTGCCATACCAGAACAACTGGGCTGACAGGGTCTCCTACATGATCTCCAAGGCTCATGCAG TTGAGTGCACCATGGCCAAAGACACACTGACCACATTCAACAAGAGGAAATACAAGAATGAGATGCCTCACTCTTGCTACCAGGTTTTGGCTCAGGATTGCACCCAGGAACTTAAATTCATTGTTCTGCTGAAGAGGGATCAAACACAGGAACAGAACCAGCTCAACATTAAGATCGCAAACAT TGATGTGGACCTGTATCCAAAGGACAGTGTCATCATGGCTAAGGTTAACGGAGTAGAAATCCCCATCAGCAACCTGCCATATCAGCATCCCACAG GCAAAATTCAGATCAAACAGAGAGGTGAGGGCATTGCTCTCCATGCTCCCAGCCATGGTCTCCAGGAGGTCTACCTTGATCTGAACGCACTGAAG GTTAAAGTTGTGGACTGGATGAAGGGACAGACCTGTGGACTCTGTGGAAAGGCCGACGGTGAAATCAGACAGGAGTACCGCACACCTAACGAGCGCGTGTCCAAGAACGCTGTCAGCTACGCTCATTCCTGGATTGTGCCTGCAAAGAGCTGCCGTGATGCTTCTG AGTGTTACATGAAACTCGAATCTGTGAAGCTGGAGAAGCAGGTGATCCTTCAAGGCCAGGAGTCCAAATGCTACTCTGTTGAGCCCGTGATGCGCTGCCTGCCCGGCTGCCTGCCAGTGAGAACCACCACCGTCACTGTCGGCTACCACTGCGTGCCCATTG ATTCTAACCTGAACTCTGAGGGTCTGAGCAGCATCTATGAGAAGTGCATTGACCTGAGGGAAACAGCAGAAGCACACCTGGCCTGTCGCTGCACCACTCAATGCGCTTAA
- the LOC125895270 gene encoding vitellogenin-2-like isoform X2, producing the protein MRVFVLAFTLALAAGYQVNFAPEFAAGKTYVYKYEALVMGGLPEEGLARAGVKVRSKVMISAAAADIFMLKLVDPEIFEYSGIWPKDAFIPATKLTSALAAQLLTPIKFEYANGVVGKVFAPAGISATVLNIYRGILNVFQLNIKKTQNVYELQEPGAQGVCKTHYVITEDAKADRILLTKTKDLSHCQERIIKDIGLAYTERCAECEARGKTLKGTAAFNYIIKPAATGALILEASATELIQFSPFNILNGAAQMEAKQVLTFLEIEKTPVEPIRAEYLHRGSLQYEFGSELLQTPIQLLRISNAEAQIVEILNHLVTNNVAKVHEDAPLKFIELVQLLRVARLESIEALWTQFKARPDHRHFILHAIPAIGTHVALKFLKEKFTAGELTIAEAAQALLASVHMVTADLEAIKLAEGLAANQKIQENPVLREIVMLGYGTLIAKYCAETPTCPAELVRPIHELLVQAVARGETEELIILLKVLGNAGHPASLKPIMKLLPGFGSAAAALPLRVHIDAVLALRNIAKKEPKLIQDAAVQMFMNKALHPELRMVAAIVLFETKLPMGLVTTLADALLQEKNLQVASFVYSYMKAMTKNTAPDLASVAAACNVAVKILSPKFDRLSYRFSRALYIDAYHSPYMMGAAASAFYVNDAATVLPRAIVAKARTYMAGAYADVLELGVRTEGIQEALLKIPEAPENADRMTKMKAVMKALSDWRAHPTSQPLASVYVKFFGQEIAFANVNKAIIDQIIELATGPAIQTYGRKALDALLSGFTLHYAKPMLVAEVRRILPTTVGLPMELSFYTAAMAAASVEFQATVTPPLPENFHAAQLLKSDINMRAAITPSISMHTYAVMGVNTAFIQAALLSRARVHTIVPAKVEARIDMIKGNFKLQLLPVQGVDKIASALVETFAVARNVEDLAAAKFTPMIPAEVAKRLSRESFSSKISWMASSLAASSEIIPVDLPSKITRKLKLTKAFEKKMCAEIETFGIKACTEIESRNAAFIRDCPLYAMIGKHAVLVEVAPAAGPIIEKIEIEVQVGEKAAEKIIKVINLSEEEEILEDKNVLMKLKKILVPGLKNSTSASSSSSSSRYSSSRSSVSSSASSSSSSRRKSKMVDITAPVSKVSKRLSSSSSSASSSRSSLLSSSRSSSSSSSRSSLLSKQELYEMKFTKHHIHQHALSTVRASSKSSAYSFEAIYNKAKYLANAVTPAVTILIRAVRADHKIQGYQIAAYFDKATARLQLIFANLAENDHWRICADGVMLSRHKLMAKIAWGIECKQYETEITAETGAVGKEPAARMKITWEKLPPSMKRYAKEISELISRLAKEYEINLAKVKNVRNQIKLSVAVATETSLNVVLKTPKRTIYKLGVGLPISLPIGETAAELVPYQNNWADRVSYMISKAHAVECTMAKDTLTTFNKRKYKNEMPHSCYQVLAQDCTQELKFIVLLKRDQTQEQNQLNIKIANIDVDLYPKDSVIMAKVNGVEIPISNLPYQHPTGKIQIKQRGEGIALHAPSHGLQEVYLDLNALKVKVVDWMKGQTCGLCGKADGEIRQEYRTPNERVSKNAVSYAHSWIVPAKSCRDASECYMKLESVKLEKQVILQGQESKCYSVEPVMRCLPGCLPVRTTTVTVGYHCVPIDSNLNSEGLSSIYEKCIDLRETAEAHLACRCTTQCA; encoded by the exons ATGAGGGTGTTTGTGCTAGCCTTCACTTTGGCCCTTGCGG CGGGTTACCAGGTCAACTTTG CCCCTGAGTTTGCAGCTGGAAAGACCTATGTCTACAAATATGAAGCCCTTGTTATGGGTGGCCTGCCTGAGGAGGGCCTGGCACGGGCCGGAGTGAAAGTCCGTAGCAAAGTTATGATCAGTGCAGCGGCTGCCGACATCTTCATGCTGAAA CTTGTTGACCCTGAAATCTTCGAGTACAGTGGCATCTGGCCCAAGGATGCTTTCATCCCGGCCACCAAGCTCACATCAGCCCTGGCTGCTCAGCTCCTGACACCCATCAAGTTTGAGTATGCCAACGGTGTTGTCGGCAAAGTTTTCGCTCCAGCTGGCATCTCTGCAACTGTGCTGAACATCTACAGGGGAATCCTCAACGTCTTCCAGCTGAACATCAAGAAGACTCAGAACGTCTATGAGCTGCAAGAG CCTGGCGCACAGGGTGTGTGCAAGACCCACTATGTCATCACTGAGGACGCAAAGGCTGATCGCATCCTGTTGACCAAGACCAAGGACCTGAGCCACTGCCAGGAGAGAATCATCAAGGACATCGGTCTGGCTTACACAGAGAGATGCGCTGAGTGTGAGGCT AGAGGAAAGACCCTGAAGGGAACCGCTGCTTTTAACTACATCATCAAGCCAGCAGCCACAGGCGCTCTGATCCTGGAGGCATCTGCAACAGAGCTCATCCAGTTCTCACCTTTCAACATCTTGAATGGTGCTGCCCAGATGGAGGCTAA GCAAGTCCTGACATTCCTGGAGATTGAGAAGACCCCAGTGGAGCCCATCAGAGCTGAATATCTTCACCGTGGATCCCTGCAGTATGAGTTTGGTAGCGAGCTTCTCCAGACACCCATCCAGCTTCTGAGGATCAGCAACGCTGAGGCTCAG ATTGTTGAGATCCTGAACCACCTAGTGACCAACAATGTGGCCAAGGTCCATGAAGACGCCCCTCTGAAGTTTATTGAGCTCGTCCAGCTGCTGCGTGTGGCCAGACTTGAGAGCATTGAGGCCCTCTGGACTCAGTTTAAAGCTAGACCCGATCACAG GCACTTTATCCTGCATGCTATCCCTGCCATTGGTACCCACGTTGCTCTGAAGTTCCTCAAGGAGAAGTTCACTGCTGGTGAGCTGACTATTGCTGAAGCTGCTCAGGCACTGCTGGCATCTGTGCACATGGTGACAGCCGACCTGGAGGCCATCAAGCTTGCTGAA GGCCTGGCTGCAAACCAGAAGATCCAAGAAAACCCAGTTCTGCGTGAGATTGTCATGCTGGGCTATGGCACCCTGATTGCTAAATACTGTGCGGAGACCCCAACCTGCCCAGCTGAGCTTGTGAGG CCCATCCACGAACTTCTTGTCCAAGCTGTTGCCAGAGGTGAAACTGAGGAGCTCATCATCCTTCTCAAAGTCCTAGGTAATGCTGGACATCCTGCCAGCCTCAAGCCAATCATGAAGCTCCTGCCTGGCTTtggcagtgctgctgctgctttgccaCTCAGAGTTCACATTGACGCTGTTCTGGCCCTGAGGAACATTGCGAAGAAGGAGCCCAAGCTG ATCCAGGATGCCGCTGTTCAGATGTTCATGAACAAGGCTCTCCACCCAGAGCTCCGCATGGTTGCTGCTATCGTACTGTTTGAGACCAAGCTGCCCATGGGTCTGGTGACTACTCTTGCCGATGCCCTCttgcaagaaaaaaatctgcaggtCGCTAGCTTTGTGTATTCATACATGAAGGCCATGACCAAGAACACCGCTCCTGACTTGGCCTCTGT TGCTGCTGCCTGTAACGTTGCTGTGAAGATCCTCAGTCCCAAATTTGACAGACTGAGCTACCGCTTCAGCAGAGCTCTCTATATTGATGCCTACCACA GCCCCTACATGATGGGTGCTGCCGCTAGCGCCTTCTACGTCAACGATGCTGCAACTGTTCTGCCAAGAGCCATTGTTGCTAAGGCTCGCACCTACATGGCAGGAGCTTATGCTGATGTTCTTGAG cttggAGTGAGAACCGAGGGAATCCAGGAGGCCCTTCTGAAAATCCCTGAGGCTCCTGAGAATGCTGACAGGATGACCAAGATGAAAGCAGTTATGAAGGCT CTTTCTGATTGGAGGGCTCATCCTACCAGCCAGCCCCTAGCCTCTGTGTATGTGAAATTCTTCGGACAGGAAATTGCATTTGCCAACGTCAACAAAGCCATTATTGATCAGATTATTGAG CTTGCCACTGGACCAGCAATTCAGACTTATGGCAGGAAGGCTTTGGATGCTCTGCTGTCAGGTTTCACACTGCATTATGCTAAACCAATGCTGGTTGCCGAGGTTCGTCGCATTCTTCCCACCACTGTTGGTCTGCCCATGGAGCTCAGTTTCTATACTGCTGCTATGGCTGCTGCATCTGTTGAAT TCCAAGCCACTGTGACACCACCTCTGCCTGAAAACTTCCATGCTGCCCAGCTTCTGAAGTCTGACATCAACATGAGGGCTGCCATTACTCCAAG TATTTCCATGCATACCTATGCAGTTATGGGAGTGAATACTGCTTTCATCCAGGCTGCCCTGCTGTCAAGAGCCAGAGTTCACACAATTGTTCCTGCAAAGGTGGAAGCAAGAATCGACATGATTAAGGGCAACTTCAAGCTTCAGCTCCTGCCTGTCCAGGGCGTCGATAAGATTGCATCCGCACT CGTTGAGACTTTTGCTGTTGCAAGAAATGTGGAAGACCTCGCAGCTGCCAAATTCACACCAATGATTCCAGCTGAAGTTGCAAAACGGTTGTCAAGGGAGTCCTTCTCTTCAAAGATCTCATGGATGGCATCCTCTCTGGCTG CATCATCTGAAATCATTCCCGTTGACCTGCCAAGTAAAATTACCAGAAAACTGAAACTCACCAAGGCCTTTGAGAAGAAAATGTGTGCTGAGATTGAAACCTTTGGAATCAAGGCATGCACTGAGATTGAGTCTCGCAACGCTGCCTTTATCAGAGACTGCCCTCTCTATGCCATGATTGGAAAACATGCTGTCTTAGTTGAGGTTGCTCCAG CTGCCGGACCAATCATCGAGAAGATTGAAATTGAGGTCCAGGTTGgagaaaaagcagcagaaaagatCATCAAAGTTATCAACCTGAGCGAGGAAGAGGAAATTCTCGAGGACAAGAATGTCCTGATGAAACTCAAGAAAATCCTGGTTCCTGGTCTGAAGAACAGCACATCAGCTTCTTCCAGTTCCAGCAGCTCTCGTTACAGCAGCTCCCGCTCAAgcgtctcctcctctgcatcaTCCAGCTCCTCCTCTCGCCGCAAGAGCAAGATGGTTGACATTACCGCTCCAGTCAGCAAGGTATCAAAGAGACTGAGCAGCTCCTCCAGCAGTGCATCAAGCAGCCGTTCATCTCTCCTTTCCAGCAGCCGCtcttccagctccagctcctccaggtccAGCTTACTGTCCAAG CAAGAACTGTATGAGATGAAGTTTACCAAGCACCACATCCACCAG CATGCCCTTTCCACAGTCCGTGCCAGCAGCAAGAGCAGCGCCTACAGCTTCGAGGCCATCTACAATAAA GCCAAGTACCTCGCTAATGCCGTCACTCCTGCTGTGACCATTCTCATCCGTGCTGTGAGAGCCGACCACAAGATTCAGGGATACCAGATTGCAGCTTATTTTGACAAAGCTACTGCTAGACTGCAGCTCATTTTTGCCAACCTGGCCGAGAACGACCACTGGAGAATCTGCGCAGATGGTGTGATGCTGAGCCGCCACAAGCTGATG GCCAAGATTGCCTGGGGCATTGAGTGCAAGCAGTACGAGACTGAGATCACGGCTGAGACTGGTGCTGTGGGTAAAGAACCTGCTGCCCGCATGAAGATTACCTGGGAGAAACTTCCACCAAGCATGAAGCGCTACGCAAAAGA GATCTCTGAGCTCATTTCCCGCCTCGCTAAGGAATACGAAATAAACCTGGCAAAGGTCAAAAATGTTCGTAACCAGATCAAACTGTCTGTGGCTGTTGCTACTGAGACTAGCCTGAACGTTGTGCTGAAGACACCAAAG AGGACAATTTACAAACTTGGTGTGGGTCTCCCCATTTCCCTGCCAATCGGAGAAACTGCTGCTGAGCTGGTGCCATACCAGAACAACTGGGCTGACAGGGTCTCCTACATGATCTCCAAGGCTCATGCAG TTGAGTGCACCATGGCCAAAGACACACTGACCACATTCAACAAGAGGAAATACAAGAATGAGATGCCTCACTCTTGCTACCAGGTTTTGGCTCAGGATTGCACCCAGGAACTTAAATTCATTGTTCTGCTGAAGAGGGATCAAACACAGGAACAGAACCAGCTCAACATTAAGATCGCAAACAT TGATGTGGACCTGTATCCAAAGGACAGTGTCATCATGGCTAAGGTTAACGGAGTAGAAATCCCCATCAGCAACCTGCCATATCAGCATCCCACAG GCAAAATTCAGATCAAACAGAGAGGTGAGGGCATTGCTCTCCATGCTCCCAGCCATGGTCTCCAGGAGGTCTACCTTGATCTGAACGCACTGAAG GTTAAAGTTGTGGACTGGATGAAGGGACAGACCTGTGGACTCTGTGGAAAGGCCGACGGTGAAATCAGACAGGAGTACCGCACACCTAACGAGCGCGTGTCCAAGAACGCTGTCAGCTACGCTCATTCCTGGATTGTGCCTGCAAAGAGCTGCCGTGATGCTTCTG AGTGTTACATGAAACTCGAATCTGTGAAGCTGGAGAAGCAGGTGATCCTTCAAGGCCAGGAGTCCAAATGCTACTCTGTTGAGCCCGTGATGCGCTGCCTGCCCGGCTGCCTGCCAGTGAGAACCACCACCGTCACTGTCGGCTACCACTGCGTGCCCATTG ATTCTAACCTGAACTCTGAGGGTCTGAGCAGCATCTATGAGAAGTGCATTGACCTGAGGGAAACAGCAGAAGCACACCTGGCCTGTCGCTGCACCACTCAATGCGCTTAA